The Mucilaginibacter rubeus genomic interval GCTATTGTGTTGATAGGAGGGCTAATCAGCTCTACCTTATTATCAAGGATAGTAACTCCTATAGTTTACGAGTTGATTCCGCCCGCTATTACGGTCGATGAGCAAACAGCTCAATAAAGTTATTAAACCCCGGCAGCTCAATAAAAATGCCGCCGGGGTTTGTATAATTTGTTAACTGCATATTCTCAATATGTGTTTAAAATACTCACAAAACTGATGATTAACCTTGCTAATGTTAATGTATGGTTATCAGTTGATTAACGATTTTGCAAGGACGCGTTTATTCAGTATTACTCCAGATTTAGCACGGTGTTTTGGCAAAAAACACGTGCCCTATGATCAATAAAATTTACCTGTTATTCCTGTTAACCTTATTCACAACTGTTGCCTCTGCACAAACAGGGGGGATAAAAGGACAAATAATTGATGCGCAAACAAAAGAGCCTTTAAGTGGCGCGTTTGTCCATTTTGATAATAAGAACGGAGGTTCAGTTACCGATGCGTTTGGTAATTATGCTATCACCGGTGTTGATGCCGGGCAGTACAAGCTTAAAGTAAAATATATAGGCTATACTGAGTACAAGCAGGATGTTACCATTACAGCCGGCAAAGTATCTGTAATGAATATCCAGCTTTCGGAAAAGCCGGAAGAGCTTAAAACGGTTAAAGTTTACGGAACAACCAACGCAGAGTCAGAATCGTCATCCCGCCGTAAGGAAAGTAAGGCAGACAATATTATTAACGTACTGTCTGCACAGGCTATGCAAAGGTCGCCGGATATTAATGCTGCAAACGCCCTGCAACGCGTTTCTGCGGTAACCATCCAGCGTAATAGTGGGTCGGATGAAGCATATGCTATTATCAGAGGTTTGGAGCCCCGTTATAACAATACTTTAATTAATGGTGTTAAAGTGACCAGTCCCGATCCTGTTTCGCGGTTTATTTCATTAAGCATAGTTCCTTCAGACCTGCTGGAAAGTGTAGAAGTAAGCAAAAGTCTTACGCCCGAAATGGAAGGTGATGCAATAGGCGGAACCGTGAACCTGATTTTTAAAGATGCGCCGGAGTACGAGTATTTTAAGGCAAACGGCTCGATAGGCTATAGCGCCATTTTCTTTAACCGGAGGTTTGATGATTTTTATCATGGCGCGGTTCAAAGTAAAAGCCCGACTGAAAGGTTCGGAGCTGCTTATAACGCCCCTCCGGGCTATTTTTCAAGGGCTAACCTGGACTTTACCAAAAAGAATGCCCCACCGACCGCATTACTCGGTTTTACTTACGGCCGCAGGTTCCTTAAAAATAAATTAGGGTTTATTATTGCCGATAGTTACCAAAATCAGTTTTACGGCACAAATTCAGAATTTAACGTAGCTCAGCCCGATATCAGGGACGGTAAAAACTTTCAGCCGGTTATTGCCGATGTAGCCAACCGGACTTATTCAACCCAACAATTAAATAATGGATTATCGGCTCATCTTGATTATAAGTTTGATGATAATAACAAGGTAAGCGTTGATAACGTTTTCCTTTATACTCATCTTGCACAAACGCGTTTAAGTATCGATACCTCGATATTAGGAGGCAACGGGGGCAGGATAGGGCCTGGTACAGGTACCGTTTTTAACGACAACCGTTCAAACATACAGAATCAGTATGTTGAAAATCTTAAACTGAGCGGTAAACATGTTATTGAAAAACATTTCCTTTTTGATTGGGCGGGTGTTTACAGTAATGCTACCCAAAACGCGCCAGACAGGGCTGATATATCTATCAACCATTTGATTAACCCTGATTTTACAAGCACTCCCGATTATTTTGATAACATATCAAGGATCTGGCAAAAGAGCGGTAATAAAGACCTTAGCGCTATGGCCAATATCGGGTACAAAACAGGCCTGGGCGAAAAAAGTGCTATCGAACTAAAAGCCGGTGGTCTTTACAGGCATAGCACACGCTACAACCATCAAAACGAATACATTTTACGACCGGCTGCGACCGCCAATGGTGGCAAAAGTGGCTTTACCGATATCTATTCGGCCGATTTTGTGGTGTACAATCAAACAGGTACCGATCAAAGTGATAAAACCAATTATACCGCTTATGAAGATATCACTGCCGGTTACGGCGAAGTTAAACTCGTATTGGATAATTTGGCGGTTATCGGTGGTGTACGTGTTGAAGGTACTAAACAAGGATATGATACTCATCCCGTTGTTTTGGATATCCGCAGTAATGCGAAAAAGACTTACACAGATGTTTTACCAAGTGTTCAGTTAAAATATAAGCTTACCGAAAATTCAAACTTAAGGGCATCTTATTTTAAATCGATAGCACGCCCTGCATTATACGAGCTGGTGCCAACTCCAACCCTTGGCGAAAGTACCGATGTTACAGGTAATCCGCTTGTAAAGCACACCGAAGCAGATAATTATGATATTAGGTATGAACTTTTTCCGGGTAAAGAACAGCAATTGTTCGTTGGCGGGTTTTACAAAAATATCATCAACCCCATTGAGTTTGCATTAAATGATTCACAAAACGGACAGCTTAACACTTCCCCGCAAAATTTTGGCACGGCTAAGGTTACAGGCGCGGAGGTAGTTTACAGTAAGTATTTTGGAGATCTTGGCGTATCAGGTAACTACACCTATACCTACTCAAACATAAAAACCACAAAAATTTATACCTCTACCGATGCAAATGGGGTTTCTACCTCCGTTCCGAGGTTGCAAAGCAGGCCATTGCAGGGGCAAACAGGCGATGTACTGAACCTATCCTTGTTGTACAAAAATGATAAGCAAAAAGCTTTTGTTCAGTTAGCGTATACCTATACCAGTAAAACGCTGTCGCTGATCTATCCAAACTATGGATATGATTACTATCAGCAGCCGCAATCATTCCTGGCGCTATCGGGAGAAAAGCAGGTGGCTAAGCATTTTGTGTTAACAGCCAAAGTGAATAACCTGCTTAATACACCTACAACGGTACTGATCAATAACCTTGTTCAATCAAAAGATTTGTACAACGTGAGTTTCAATTTAGGTTTCAGGTATTCATTATAAAAGCATCAAATCCATGAAAGTGAAATATATATTTATGTTAGCAGTTGGCTTTATTGCAACTGTTACCCTTAATAGCTGTAAAAAAGCTGAGTTAACTACGTTTACTCAAATTAAGATCCCTACTTCAAGTCCGATACAGCCCGGTAATATCAGCGGCTTTGTAAAAGGCACTTTAGTAACCGGCGAAACTTATACGATAACTGCCGATGTTACGGTAAAAAAAGGCGATACACTTTATGCTCAGCCCGGTGCAAACGTTATTGTGAAAAACAATTCGCAGGTTAATATTCAGGGTGTTTTAAAACTGGAAGGCACAAAGGACCAGCCGGTATACTTCAATTCTGACTCGAATAAGCCCGGTACCTGGGGCGGTTTTCAATGCGATACAGCCCAGGCCATAACTATAATCTGGACACACGTTGATAACACCGGTGGGCCTGATGCTTCCGGAAGTGCACGTGGCACCCTGAAGGTGAAAGCTCCAATCAAAGTAGACATTGAAGATTCATGGTTTACCAACGGACAGGACGATCTGATGGCCTTAAGTAACGGTGCCAAAGTAACCATTTTAAGAAACACCATCAGCTCATCAGGCAGTACGGATGGAGAGGGCATTAACCTGAAAACTGGTGTTACCGGCAATGTAGCCTATAACGTAATTTTTAGCCAGGCAGGCTCAGGTGTAAAACTCGAAACCAGCTCGAGCAAGCCTTTTCCGCAAACTGAAGTAAATGTGTACAACAACACCCTGGTTTCAAATGGCTGGCGAAGGGGTTCGGCCGAGCCGGGGCGTGCTGTTTCTGTTGGTGTAAATGCCATTGGCCACATTTTCAATAATATTATTGTTAACGATTACCATGGCATTGAATTATTTGACGACGGCGATATAGCCCACACCACATATGGTAACAACCTGTTTTATGCCACGGTTGATACTTATGCCGATTTGGTAGATCCGACTTTAAAGATCAA includes:
- a CDS encoding TonB-dependent receptor yields the protein MINKIYLLFLLTLFTTVASAQTGGIKGQIIDAQTKEPLSGAFVHFDNKNGGSVTDAFGNYAITGVDAGQYKLKVKYIGYTEYKQDVTITAGKVSVMNIQLSEKPEELKTVKVYGTTNAESESSSRRKESKADNIINVLSAQAMQRSPDINAANALQRVSAVTIQRNSGSDEAYAIIRGLEPRYNNTLINGVKVTSPDPVSRFISLSIVPSDLLESVEVSKSLTPEMEGDAIGGTVNLIFKDAPEYEYFKANGSIGYSAIFFNRRFDDFYHGAVQSKSPTERFGAAYNAPPGYFSRANLDFTKKNAPPTALLGFTYGRRFLKNKLGFIIADSYQNQFYGTNSEFNVAQPDIRDGKNFQPVIADVANRTYSTQQLNNGLSAHLDYKFDDNNKVSVDNVFLYTHLAQTRLSIDTSILGGNGGRIGPGTGTVFNDNRSNIQNQYVENLKLSGKHVIEKHFLFDWAGVYSNATQNAPDRADISINHLINPDFTSTPDYFDNISRIWQKSGNKDLSAMANIGYKTGLGEKSAIELKAGGLYRHSTRYNHQNEYILRPAATANGGKSGFTDIYSADFVVYNQTGTDQSDKTNYTAYEDITAGYGEVKLVLDNLAVIGGVRVEGTKQGYDTHPVVLDIRSNAKKTYTDVLPSVQLKYKLTENSNLRASYFKSIARPALYELVPTPTLGESTDVTGNPLVKHTEADNYDIRYELFPGKEQQLFVGGFYKNIINPIEFALNDSQNGQLNTSPQNFGTAKVTGAEVVYSKYFGDLGVSGNYTYTYSNIKTTKIYTSTDANGVSTSVPRLQSRPLQGQTGDVLNLSLLYKNDKQKAFVQLAYTYTSKTLSLIYPNYGYDYYQQPQSFLALSGEKQVAKHFVLTAKVNNLLNTPTTVLINNLVQSKDLYNVSFNLGFRYSL
- a CDS encoding right-handed parallel beta-helix repeat-containing protein, encoding MKVKYIFMLAVGFIATVTLNSCKKAELTTFTQIKIPTSSPIQPGNISGFVKGTLVTGETYTITADVTVKKGDTLYAQPGANVIVKNNSQVNIQGVLKLEGTKDQPVYFNSDSNKPGTWGGFQCDTAQAITIIWTHVDNTGGPDASGSARGTLKVKAPIKVDIEDSWFTNGQDDLMALSNGAKVTILRNTISSSGSTDGEGINLKTGVTGNVAYNVIFSQAGSGVKLETSSSKPFPQTEVNVYNNTLVSNGWRRGSAEPGRAVSVGVNAIGHIFNNIIVNDYHGIELFDDGDIAHTTYGNNLFYATVDTYADLVDPTLKINIRDGFYPPSGLGKPQPTDLISKKIGDKDPMFVKFDGTVAAPNGYPNTNDFRLQSTSPAFSAGNTQYNLDLGAYTSDDKGNKH